One window from the genome of Rufibacter tibetensis encodes:
- a CDS encoding S8/S53 family peptidase: MRRILAVVAFCLMAASQVFAQAFVDPKLQAALTNNLLPVEVVVTFKGQSAPTLLDVASLTRVGIAQGLTLRALPIAGVIATAAQVDALAKDERVLSLYLNESLSHENDGATALTGVDKLRNEAGFTSKNGGFPVSGRGIGVLVNDSGVDGTHPDLQFGKNLKQNVTAATNLRSVNGILPYTPVENVPNTDATGGHGTHVAGIVGGTGQASSGKYTGVAPGADLVGYGSGAALLLLDVLSGFDYAIINQAQYNIRVITNSFGTTSDTGTDVNPADPITMATKRCVDRNIVVVFSAGNSGPGSGTITGKYKKAPWVIAVAAGDKSGRLASFSSRGIQNKGGSFTLDGVNYSWQDRPTVTSPGVDIISAKVTEPLTALSAQQDAAAMEPAHVPFYTHKSGTSMAAPHVAGIVALILDANPSLSVAQVKEILQQTATNIPNRASWEVGAGYVNAYAAVDRAFRAAAPYGSTLNLTRSFNSNVNTNSVTDRFTINYNPATTATNRTTFNVASGTTSLEAKIKATGIEGETGNPVRLTVISPSGVRTSAGIPVTFALSYDRGVAVASPEAGTWTVEISGLNGVAFPETINGVVNKMTAAGTTGLTDIAGHPAEASIKMAVSARLADGLAGGTFSPDELLKRIDLADYLMMGEGIRQFLPIDGSFTLTDVKERNLLAESIVAKGGALRDRAHAFNGIMLPVSAGKFAPNGKVNRAELSYSLVQALGLQKFALERNGKTPSVTVDGVTYPIEDASQIPAGLEGYVSVALELNLINAYYAVTQGPYDLKPTLHATFKPLQDVTRADFAVIITRTHAQWNAATQPIAATSTSTAVVANDRMYAYPNPFTGRTTISYTVAQDGPVQINVYDVMGNKVQSLVSESKKSGKHAVTFDGANLPAGTYIYKVETGNKVQTSRVVLTK, translated from the coding sequence ATGAGAAGAATTTTAGCCGTTGTGGCTTTCTGCCTTATGGCAGCAAGCCAAGTCTTCGCACAGGCCTTTGTAGATCCAAAGCTACAGGCAGCTCTCACCAACAATTTATTACCTGTGGAGGTCGTAGTAACCTTCAAAGGACAATCCGCCCCCACCCTATTAGATGTTGCTTCCCTTACCCGTGTGGGCATAGCCCAGGGGCTTACCTTACGTGCCCTTCCTATTGCTGGTGTAATTGCTACTGCCGCCCAGGTAGACGCCCTGGCCAAAGACGAGCGAGTTTTGTCATTGTACCTGAACGAATCTCTCAGCCATGAAAATGATGGTGCTACTGCCCTTACCGGGGTAGACAAGCTGCGCAATGAGGCTGGCTTTACCTCTAAGAATGGTGGTTTCCCGGTTTCTGGCAGAGGAATTGGCGTTTTAGTAAATGACAGTGGCGTAGATGGTACCCACCCAGATTTACAGTTCGGTAAAAACCTGAAGCAAAACGTAACGGCTGCCACCAACCTGAGATCAGTGAATGGCATTCTTCCTTACACTCCTGTTGAAAACGTTCCTAACACAGATGCTACCGGCGGACATGGTACCCACGTAGCAGGTATTGTGGGCGGTACTGGTCAGGCCTCTAGCGGCAAGTACACCGGTGTGGCACCTGGCGCTGATCTGGTAGGCTATGGTTCTGGTGCAGCGCTCCTGCTATTGGATGTGTTGTCTGGCTTTGACTACGCTATCATCAATCAGGCTCAATACAACATCAGAGTAATCACCAACTCCTTCGGAACTACCAGTGACACTGGTACAGACGTAAACCCTGCTGATCCTATTACCATGGCTACTAAGCGCTGCGTTGACAGAAACATAGTAGTGGTTTTCTCGGCTGGTAACTCTGGTCCTGGTTCAGGAACCATTACTGGTAAATACAAAAAAGCGCCTTGGGTAATTGCCGTAGCCGCCGGAGATAAATCTGGCCGTTTGGCAAGCTTCTCTTCCAGAGGTATCCAGAACAAAGGTGGATCTTTCACCTTAGACGGTGTGAACTATTCATGGCAAGACCGCCCTACGGTTACTTCTCCTGGGGTAGATATTATCTCTGCTAAAGTAACTGAGCCGCTTACGGCTTTGTCTGCCCAGCAAGATGCCGCCGCTATGGAGCCAGCGCACGTTCCTTTCTACACGCATAAAAGCGGTACGTCTATGGCTGCTCCGCACGTAGCAGGTATTGTGGCCTTGATTCTGGATGCTAACCCATCTTTGTCAGTTGCTCAGGTGAAAGAGATCCTTCAGCAGACTGCTACTAACATCCCTAACAGAGCCTCCTGGGAAGTAGGTGCCGGGTACGTGAACGCGTATGCAGCGGTAGACAGAGCCTTCAGAGCGGCTGCTCCTTACGGTTCTACGCTTAACCTCACCAGATCTTTCAACAGCAATGTGAACACCAACAGTGTAACTGATAGATTCACCATCAACTATAATCCTGCTACAACTGCTACCAACAGAACTACATTCAATGTAGCTTCAGGTACTACCAGCCTTGAGGCTAAGATCAAAGCTACTGGTATTGAAGGTGAAACTGGTAATCCTGTAAGATTAACCGTTATTTCGCCAAGTGGCGTGAGAACCAGTGCTGGTATTCCGGTAACTTTTGCGTTGAGCTATGACAGAGGGGTAGCCGTGGCTTCACCTGAGGCTGGTACCTGGACCGTTGAAATCTCTGGCTTAAACGGAGTCGCTTTCCCTGAAACGATCAACGGTGTTGTAAACAAAATGACAGCGGCTGGTACTACTGGCCTGACTGACATTGCCGGCCACCCGGCAGAAGCTTCTATCAAAATGGCCGTAAGCGCCCGTTTAGCTGATGGTTTAGCCGGCGGAACTTTCAGCCCAGATGAGCTTCTGAAGCGTATTGACTTAGCTGATTACCTGATGATGGGCGAAGGCATTCGTCAGTTCCTGCCTATTGATGGTTCCTTTACATTGACTGATGTAAAAGAAAGAAACCTGTTAGCCGAGTCTATTGTGGCCAAAGGTGGTGCCTTGAGAGACAGAGCACATGCTTTCAACGGCATCATGTTACCAGTATCTGCCGGTAAGTTCGCTCCAAACGGGAAAGTAAACAGAGCCGAGTTGTCTTACTCACTGGTACAGGCCCTGGGCTTGCAGAAGTTTGCCTTAGAGCGTAACGGAAAAACGCCTTCCGTAACGGTTGATGGCGTGACGTACCCAATTGAAGATGCATCCCAGATTCCGGCTGGCCTGGAAGGCTATGTAAGTGTGGCTTTAGAATTGAACCTGATCAACGCTTATTATGCGGTGACTCAAGGACCTTATGACCTGAAGCCTACGCTGCACGCTACCTTCAAGCCTTTGCAGGATGTGACTCGTGCAGATTTTGCGGTGATCATCACCCGCACGCACGCTCAGTGGAACGCTGCTACCCAGCCAATTGCTGCAACAAGCACGTCAACTGCCGTAGTAGCCAATGACCGTATGTACGCATATCCTAACCCATTCACAGGCAGAACCACCATTAGCTACACTGTAGCGCAAGATGGACCGGTGCAAATCAACGTGTATGATGTAATGGGTAACAAAGTGCAGTCCTTAGTTTCTGAAAGCAAGAAATCAGGAAAGCACGCCGTGACCTTTGATGGCGCTAACCTGCCTGCCGGAACGTACATTTACAAAGTAGAAACCGGAAACAAAGTACAAACCAGCCGTGTGGTACTTACCAAATAA
- a CDS encoding DUF3667 domain-containing protein, which yields MGKHLRKYPVCTNCDYAFTSEQPDNFCPRCGQENHDLNVPFNHVALELLEGTIHYDSKFWTTVKYLLFYPGKLTNEFHRGRRMGYVPPIRLYVFISFVFFFLLSLRVGHTKGGDKPLQADIKVLTQPENLTDVGGAYATDSLKKELKEVQELSDSLLVLSSKQEEEKFRTLENLPPNASTAQLDATLTALGIESKNRLTRGGLQKVADLQRLTKNELTLKAVKYFSVMMFVLMPVFALLLKVVFRRARRFYMEHLIFSIHLHCFIFVMYSICLLSLYLFTSLDPFRWANLLGLLYLYLGLKRVFKRSKLRTFFNMVGVLFLYLFAGVITLMLGLVVSAVM from the coding sequence ATGGGCAAGCACCTCCGGAAATATCCTGTCTGCACTAATTGCGATTACGCGTTCACCTCTGAGCAGCCAGACAACTTTTGCCCCCGCTGCGGCCAGGAGAATCATGACCTGAACGTTCCCTTCAACCACGTGGCACTGGAACTGCTGGAAGGAACCATTCACTATGACAGCAAGTTCTGGACGACGGTCAAATACCTGCTTTTTTATCCGGGTAAGCTCACCAATGAGTTTCACCGGGGGAGGCGCATGGGCTATGTGCCACCCATCAGATTGTACGTCTTCATCAGCTTTGTTTTCTTCTTTCTGCTCTCTTTGCGGGTAGGCCATACCAAAGGCGGTGACAAGCCTTTGCAGGCAGACATTAAGGTGCTCACCCAACCAGAAAACCTGACCGATGTGGGTGGCGCTTATGCCACAGATTCCCTTAAGAAGGAGTTGAAGGAGGTGCAGGAACTCAGTGATAGCCTTTTAGTGCTTTCTTCTAAACAGGAAGAAGAAAAGTTCAGAACCCTGGAGAACCTGCCACCTAATGCCTCTACCGCCCAATTAGATGCCACCCTCACGGCTTTAGGCATTGAGAGCAAGAACAGGCTTACCCGTGGTGGGTTGCAGAAAGTGGCAGATTTGCAGCGACTCACTAAAAATGAATTGACATTGAAAGCGGTGAAGTATTTCTCTGTGATGATGTTTGTGCTGATGCCGGTCTTTGCCCTCTTGTTAAAAGTAGTTTTCAGGAGGGCACGACGGTTTTACATGGAGCATTTGATCTTCAGCATACACCTGCACTGTTTCATTTTTGTGATGTACAGCATCTGCCTGCTTTCACTGTACCTGTTTACCTCCTTAGATCCCTTTCGCTGGGCAAATCTGCTGGGGCTGCTCTACTTGTATTTAGGCTTAAAACGCGTGTTTAAGCGCAGCAAGTTGCGCACATTCTTTAACATGGTGGGAGTTCTTTTCCTGTACCTCTTTGCGGGGGTAATTACATTGATGTTGGGTTTGGTGGTTAGTGCCGTGATGTAA
- a CDS encoding AAA family ATPase, with product MTAQEVTQLLNKLPALRQEISKIIVGQQEVLDEVLITLLAGGHGLLEGVPGLAKTLLVRTLANAVDLPFRRIQFTPDLMPTDILGTEVLEEDHTTGKRFFQFNEGPIFASIVLADEINRTPPKTQAALLEAMQEFEVTYAGKTYPLPRPFFLLATQNPIEQSGTYPLPEAQLDRFLLYIKIKYPTELEEISVLKSTTGGQREKVQPVLSGPEILALQGLVREVSISDELVAYVARLVRATRPEDSSVPFVQEFVRWGAGPRAGQALILTAKARALLQGRFAVTMPDLQTMAYPVLRHRVLVNFSAEADNISTDRVVEELLKGVEQPREVLR from the coding sequence GTGACCGCACAAGAAGTAACTCAACTCTTAAATAAACTACCTGCGCTTAGGCAGGAAATAAGTAAAATCATTGTAGGCCAGCAGGAAGTACTGGATGAAGTGCTTATCACGCTTCTGGCTGGTGGGCACGGATTGTTAGAGGGCGTACCAGGTTTGGCCAAAACCTTACTGGTGCGTACCCTAGCGAATGCTGTCGATTTGCCTTTCCGCCGAATCCAATTCACGCCAGACTTGATGCCCACGGACATCTTGGGCACCGAAGTGCTGGAAGAAGACCACACTACCGGCAAACGGTTCTTCCAATTCAACGAAGGCCCCATCTTCGCCAGCATTGTCTTAGCAGATGAGATCAACCGGACGCCTCCTAAAACCCAGGCGGCGCTGCTGGAAGCCATGCAGGAATTCGAGGTAACCTACGCCGGAAAGACGTACCCATTGCCGCGCCCCTTCTTCCTGCTCGCTACCCAGAACCCCATTGAACAAAGCGGTACGTATCCCTTGCCCGAGGCTCAACTAGACCGCTTTCTGCTCTACATTAAGATTAAGTATCCCACAGAACTGGAGGAGATTTCTGTCTTGAAAAGCACCACAGGTGGACAGCGGGAGAAAGTGCAACCTGTTTTATCAGGTCCCGAAATTCTGGCCCTGCAAGGCTTAGTACGCGAGGTCTCCATTTCAGATGAACTGGTAGCCTACGTAGCGCGCCTGGTGCGTGCCACTCGTCCTGAGGACAGTTCAGTACCGTTTGTGCAGGAGTTCGTGCGTTGGGGTGCCGGTCCGCGCGCTGGTCAGGCGCTTATTCTTACCGCCAAAGCCCGTGCTCTGCTACAAGGCCGTTTCGCAGTGACCATGCCAGACTTGCAGACTATGGCGTATCCGGTGCTTCGGCATAGGGTGCTCGTGAACTTCTCCGCGGAGGCGGATAACATCTCTACAGACAGAGTTGTGGAGGAATTGTTGAAAGGAGTGGAACAGCCACGGGAAGTGCTGCGGTAA
- a CDS encoding DUF4159 domain-containing protein, with the protein MPALFTFVRLQYRSGNWDTDQRMPSNLLHSMVEYTTVPIVEQEKVVSLESTELFRYPFCYLSGHKLVQFNAKEKANFERYVQNGGFVFVDDCNHDIDGLFARSFEEQMRVCFGPKALKKIPNNHPLYRSFFKFEEGPPTTSFELNGWGDDLVHDYLKAYEVNGRIAVLYSNKDYGCEWDYDFRNKRWLAEDNTKFGVNIVMYALMS; encoded by the coding sequence ATGCCCGCTCTTTTCACCTTCGTACGCCTGCAATACCGCTCCGGCAACTGGGACACCGACCAGCGTATGCCTTCTAACCTGCTGCACTCAATGGTGGAGTACACTACCGTGCCCATTGTGGAACAGGAGAAGGTGGTCAGTCTGGAAAGCACCGAGCTGTTCCGTTACCCATTCTGCTACCTGAGCGGGCACAAACTGGTGCAGTTCAACGCGAAGGAAAAGGCCAACTTTGAGCGCTACGTGCAGAACGGCGGCTTCGTGTTTGTAGATGACTGCAACCATGACATAGACGGTTTGTTTGCCCGTTCATTTGAAGAGCAGATGCGCGTATGCTTCGGCCCGAAGGCTTTGAAGAAAATTCCTAACAACCACCCGCTGTACCGTTCTTTTTTCAAGTTTGAAGAAGGTCCGCCCACCACGTCTTTTGAGCTCAATGGCTGGGGTGATGACCTGGTGCATGACTACCTCAAAGCTTATGAAGTGAATGGCCGCATTGCCGTGCTCTACAGCAACAAAGACTACGGCTGCGAGTGGGACTATGACTTCCGGAACAAGCGCTGGCTGGCCGAGGACAACACCAAGTTTGGGGTGAACATTGTGATGTACGCGCTCATGAGTTAA
- a CDS encoding TldD/PmbA family protein has protein sequence MKRRDFIGLTAMGVGGLLLSNVPTFGHEIDPARALETVDVVLKRRLADVALNAAKSKGATYTDVRIGRYLAQNMFTREKQVQGISTTESYGVGVRVIANGTWGFAATSDVSDKGIAKAAEQAVAIAKANSKLQKEPVVLAPQQGYGEVSWKTPIKQNAFAVPVSEKADLLLSANAAALAAGANFVNSALFQINEQKYFASTDGSYIDQDIHRIWPNFTVTAVDKTSGKFKTRDALSAPMGMGFEYLTVKAPTMKGPEGTGLTGYDKYFDIVADAGLAAKQAREKLTAKSVMAGKYDLVLDPNHLGLTIHESVGHPLELDRVLGYEANYAGTSFATLDKWKTKTFPYGSKLVNIFADKVQEGSLGAVGYDDEGVKTKRWDLIKDGVLVNYQATRDQAHIIGEKESHGCSYADNWSSVQFQRMPNVSLAPGKQKLSVDDMIKGVDRGVYIAGRGSYSIDQQRYNFQFGGQLFYEIKGGKIVGPLEDVAYQSNTQEFWNSCAAICDESDYRMFGSFFDGKGQPSQVSAVSHGSSHTRFNGVNVINTGRKI, from the coding sequence TTGAAAAGACGTGATTTTATAGGACTAACCGCCATGGGTGTAGGAGGGCTGCTGCTGTCTAACGTCCCAACGTTTGGTCATGAAATTGATCCGGCCCGCGCCCTTGAAACCGTGGATGTGGTCCTGAAAAGACGCCTCGCCGATGTGGCCCTCAACGCCGCCAAAAGCAAAGGCGCTACCTACACCGACGTTCGTATTGGCCGTTACCTGGCCCAGAATATGTTTACCCGTGAAAAGCAAGTACAAGGCATCAGCACCACCGAGAGCTACGGCGTAGGGGTGCGCGTCATCGCCAACGGCACCTGGGGCTTCGCGGCCACGTCAGATGTGAGCGACAAAGGCATAGCCAAAGCCGCTGAGCAAGCGGTGGCAATTGCCAAGGCGAACTCCAAACTGCAGAAAGAACCTGTGGTGTTAGCTCCGCAGCAGGGTTATGGCGAGGTTTCCTGGAAAACACCCATAAAACAGAACGCCTTCGCAGTACCCGTTTCTGAGAAAGCCGATTTGTTGTTAAGTGCCAACGCCGCCGCTTTGGCTGCCGGTGCCAACTTCGTGAACTCGGCCCTGTTCCAGATCAACGAGCAGAAGTACTTTGCTTCTACAGACGGTTCTTACATTGACCAGGACATCCACCGTATCTGGCCCAACTTCACGGTAACTGCCGTTGACAAAACCTCTGGCAAGTTCAAAACCCGCGATGCATTAAGCGCGCCTATGGGCATGGGCTTTGAATACCTCACAGTAAAAGCACCTACCATGAAGGGCCCGGAAGGCACTGGCCTGACCGGCTATGACAAGTACTTTGACATTGTCGCAGATGCTGGCCTGGCTGCCAAACAAGCCCGCGAGAAATTGACCGCTAAATCAGTGATGGCCGGTAAATACGACCTTGTATTGGATCCGAACCACCTCGGCTTAACTATCCACGAAAGCGTAGGTCACCCGTTGGAACTGGACCGCGTGCTAGGCTACGAGGCCAACTACGCCGGTACTTCCTTCGCAACGCTGGACAAATGGAAAACCAAAACGTTCCCGTACGGCAGCAAACTCGTGAACATCTTCGCCGACAAAGTGCAGGAAGGTTCTCTGGGTGCCGTAGGCTATGACGATGAAGGCGTGAAAACCAAGCGCTGGGACCTGATCAAAGATGGCGTGTTGGTGAACTACCAGGCTACCCGTGATCAGGCGCACATCATCGGCGAAAAAGAATCGCACGGCTGCTCTTACGCCGACAACTGGAGCTCGGTACAATTCCAGCGTATGCCAAACGTGTCTCTGGCGCCGGGCAAGCAGAAATTGAGCGTAGATGACATGATCAAAGGCGTAGACCGTGGCGTGTACATTGCCGGACGCGGTTCTTATTCTATTGACCAACAGCGCTACAACTTCCAGTTTGGCGGTCAGTTGTTTTACGAGATCAAAGGCGGCAAAATCGTAGGTCCGCTGGAAGATGTGGCGTACCAAAGCAATACCCAGGAATTCTGGAACTCCTGCGCCGCCATCTGCGACGAGAGCGACTACCGCATGTTCGGGTCGTTCTTTGACGGCAAAGGCCAGCCTAGCCAGGTAAGTGCTGTTTCGCACGGCTCGTCCCATACCCGTTTCAACGGCGTGAACGTGATCAATACTGGTCGTAAGATTTAA
- a CDS encoding DUF58 domain-containing protein has product MPHRLLNPQTFAAIKDLRLIARAVVDGFMLGQNQSVRRGAGIEFAQYRSYQPGDDLRQLDWKMFARSDRYYIRESEVDSSVAVRFVVDASGSMAHKDGDLTKLDYARYLVAALAYLAIQQGDAIGLFVVQEEQLVQLAPQQSSQHLQRFFHQLEHVKPNGLFPAADRLAPVFAKKRQREITVFVSDMYEQASEITETLRKIGAREKDTLLFHLMGKNELEFTYQGQISFQDLETGQTIQVSSDAQRAEYLSRLQEWLKGLETDTRKKLIHYERFHLHEPLDKALRAFLMSRARQ; this is encoded by the coding sequence ATGCCCCACCGTCTCCTCAACCCTCAAACCTTCGCCGCCATCAAAGACCTGCGCCTGATTGCCAGGGCGGTAGTGGATGGTTTTATGTTGGGGCAAAACCAGAGCGTAAGGCGGGGAGCGGGCATTGAGTTTGCGCAGTACCGGAGCTACCAGCCCGGCGATGATCTGCGGCAGCTGGATTGGAAAATGTTTGCGCGGTCAGATAGGTATTACATCCGGGAATCTGAGGTAGATAGCAGTGTAGCGGTGCGGTTCGTGGTGGATGCTAGCGGCTCCATGGCCCATAAGGATGGGGATTTGACGAAGCTGGACTACGCCCGGTATCTGGTAGCGGCGCTGGCATATCTGGCCATTCAGCAAGGCGATGCCATCGGGTTGTTTGTGGTGCAGGAGGAGCAGTTGGTGCAGTTGGCGCCGCAGCAATCCAGTCAGCATTTGCAGCGGTTCTTCCATCAGTTGGAGCACGTGAAACCAAATGGGCTTTTCCCGGCCGCTGACCGTTTAGCACCCGTTTTTGCGAAAAAGCGCCAAAGAGAGATCACGGTGTTTGTGTCCGATATGTACGAGCAAGCATCAGAGATAACCGAGACGCTGCGCAAGATAGGGGCCCGGGAGAAAGACACGCTTCTGTTCCACCTCATGGGCAAAAATGAACTGGAGTTCACCTATCAAGGGCAGATTTCCTTTCAGGATTTAGAGACCGGGCAGACCATTCAGGTGAGTTCTGACGCGCAACGGGCCGAGTATCTTTCCCGCCTGCAAGAATGGCTCAAAGGTCTGGAAACCGACACCCGCAAAAAGCTAATCCATTACGAGAGGTTCCACCTGCATGAGCCTTTGGACAAAGCGCTTCGGGCTTTCCTGATGAGCCGGGCCAGGCAGTAA
- a CDS encoding TldD/PmbA family protein, whose amino-acid sequence MAILSKDQAQALLKKALGYSKADECEVNLTGYKGGNIRYARSTVSTSGEEENMSLAVESRFGKRSGVATINEFDDASLEKVVRRAEEVARIAPESPEYVPMLGPQNYLPSNAWFKSTHDINPEYRAEAAGKSMQLADSKKLTAAGFWEDRSGFSAKMNSKGLFAYNQSSNVDFSVTMRTADGTGSGYVTRDVSDVSKLDTAAASNIAAQKALTSVNAKAIEPGKYTVILEPTAAVDLLQNMFRSMDARSAEEGRSFLSKPGGKIKLGEKMFDERVTITSDPTNPEVPSSTWSNDGRPHEKVTWIDKGVVKNIPYSQFWAQKKGVKGLPAPGGFIMAGGNQSLEDLIKGTQKGILVTRLWYIRAVDPQTLLYTGLTRDGTFYIENGKIKHPVKNFRFNESPVIMLNNLEAMGKPQRIGGNLVPPMKIRDFTFTSLSDAV is encoded by the coding sequence ATGGCAATATTAAGTAAAGATCAAGCGCAGGCGCTCCTCAAAAAGGCGCTGGGCTATTCCAAAGCCGATGAGTGCGAGGTAAACCTCACCGGTTATAAAGGCGGAAACATCCGTTATGCCCGTAGCACCGTGTCTACCAGCGGTGAAGAAGAAAACATGTCTCTGGCCGTAGAATCCCGCTTCGGGAAACGTTCTGGCGTGGCCACCATCAATGAGTTTGATGATGCCTCCCTGGAAAAGGTAGTGCGCCGGGCCGAAGAGGTAGCCCGCATAGCCCCGGAAAGCCCGGAGTACGTGCCCATGCTGGGACCACAGAACTACCTGCCCAGCAACGCCTGGTTCAAGTCTACCCATGACATCAACCCTGAGTACCGGGCTGAGGCCGCCGGAAAAAGCATGCAGCTCGCCGACAGCAAAAAACTGACGGCTGCCGGGTTCTGGGAAGACCGCAGTGGGTTCAGCGCCAAGATGAATTCCAAAGGCCTGTTCGCCTATAACCAAAGCTCAAACGTAGATTTTTCCGTGACCATGCGTACCGCTGACGGTACCGGTTCTGGCTATGTGACCCGTGACGTAAGCGATGTCAGCAAACTGGACACCGCTGCTGCTTCTAACATAGCGGCACAAAAAGCTTTAACCTCTGTAAATGCCAAAGCCATTGAGCCGGGCAAATACACGGTGATTCTGGAGCCTACTGCCGCAGTTGATTTGCTGCAGAACATGTTCCGCAGCATGGATGCCCGCTCCGCTGAAGAAGGCCGTTCTTTCCTGAGCAAACCCGGCGGGAAGATCAAGCTGGGCGAGAAAATGTTTGATGAGCGCGTGACCATCACGTCCGACCCCACCAACCCTGAGGTGCCTTCCTCTACCTGGTCTAATGATGGCCGTCCGCACGAGAAAGTGACCTGGATTGATAAAGGTGTGGTGAAAAACATCCCGTATTCACAATTCTGGGCGCAGAAAAAAGGCGTGAAAGGCTTGCCTGCCCCGGGAGGTTTCATCATGGCTGGCGGAAACCAGAGCCTGGAAGACCTGATCAAAGGCACCCAGAAAGGCATTTTGGTCACCCGTTTGTGGTACATCAGGGCAGTAGACCCACAAACCCTGCTTTACACCGGCCTTACCCGTGACGGAACCTTCTACATTGAGAACGGCAAGATCAAGCACCCAGTGAAGAACTTCCGTTTCAACGAAAGCCCGGTGATCATGCTAAACAACCTGGAGGCCATGGGCAAACCGCAGCGCATTGGCGGGAACCTGGTGCCTCCAATGAAAATCAGAGACTTCACCTTCACCAGCTTGTCTGACGCTGTATAA
- a CDS encoding head GIN domain-containing protein encodes MKKIFSCLLLVVAILSLAPQVQAQSVEGNGNFKTESRKVSTFTGLRVSGGFEVVLTQGTAESLKLEAEENILPFIESTVQDGILHIKTKPGIKNAKRLKAYVTVKDLKSLNLSGGIKLTSANTINGTSLKFDFSGGINVEMALQVKELIANIAGGTDITLRGRAETVKLDLAGAASLKAVDLKTDYFTIDAAGASNAQVNVSKELHVEAAGIVSVGYKGSPKINHSGMGKVRPI; translated from the coding sequence ATGAAAAAGATATTCTCTTGCCTCCTGCTAGTAGTAGCAATCCTTAGCTTAGCGCCCCAGGTACAAGCCCAGTCTGTAGAAGGGAACGGCAACTTCAAAACGGAAAGTCGCAAAGTGTCTACCTTTACAGGGCTTCGGGTAAGCGGTGGGTTTGAAGTGGTGCTTACCCAAGGTACTGCTGAAAGCCTCAAACTGGAAGCCGAAGAGAACATTCTTCCATTTATTGAATCTACGGTGCAGGATGGCATTCTGCATATCAAAACCAAGCCGGGGATTAAGAATGCGAAGCGCCTGAAAGCGTACGTAACAGTAAAAGACCTGAAAAGCCTTAACCTGAGCGGGGGCATCAAGCTTACTTCTGCCAACACTATCAACGGGACTAGCCTGAAGTTTGACTTCAGCGGAGGAATCAACGTGGAAATGGCTCTGCAGGTAAAAGAACTCATTGCTAACATAGCAGGCGGTACTGACATCACCCTGCGCGGTCGCGCTGAAACCGTGAAACTAGATTTGGCCGGTGCTGCCAGCCTTAAAGCAGTAGACCTTAAAACCGATTATTTCACCATTGACGCCGCTGGTGCCAGCAATGCCCAGGTAAATGTTTCCAAAGAGTTACATGTAGAAGCCGCAGGCATTGTAAGTGTAGGGTACAAAGGTTCTCCTAAAATAAACCACTCCGGAATGGGCAAAGTACGACCTATCTAA